The stretch of DNA ATAAATATGTCCTGTTGGCCTCCATCTGTTTTCCTGAATGAAAGAGTTTCCCAGCCTCCTTGATAACCTGAGGGAGGAATAGTTCAGTGTTGCATAACGAGAGGTTGTGTCCTTGAGTAAAATTAACTTGGGGTGCTGGGGCGGGGGATGGCTTGTGTCCCGAAGTTCCAGCTTATAGATTAAGTAATTAATCCTGATGACAGCACCCAAGGCTGCCTGATCATATTTGAAGggtttaatattattattattattttgagatggagttttgctcttgttgcccaggctggagtgcaacggcataatctcagctcaccgcaacctctgcctcctgggttcgagtgattgtcttgcctcaatctcccgagtagctgggattataggcatgtgccaccacgcctggttaatttttgtatttttagtagagacagggtttctccatgttggtcaggctggtctcaaactcccaacctcaggcctcccaaagtgctgggattacaggtgtaagccgccGCGCCCGGCAGTGTTTAACATTATTACCATTCCTTTGTGGCCATCACTACGCAGCTGTTTAAAGCATGTGATTTGAAGCAGATGGACCTAGGTTCAAGTCCTTGTTCCACCACTGACCAGAGGTCTGGGCAATTCCTCTAccctgtctcagtctcttgatCCCCGTAACAGTGGAGCTATTTACACTTGTCCCCCAGGGGTTGGGGCATTAGATGAGACTGTGGATGTTAGACTTTTGGTGCCATGCCTGTGCTTAGAATTGTTCAGTGAGGGTAGTTGTTATGAAATGGGGACAGACAGGATATATGACGTAGACTTGGGGATTCTGGAAGTTCGGTGTAAGTCCTGCTTGGCTACATGAGTAGGATATGGAGCATAGGAAGGGAGAGGTGACTGTCACACTCTGTCTTATACTGACAGGCTGTTGCAGTTCCTGCCAGGTCGTTGCTATTGCAGGAGGGTGAGCTGGACTGGGCTGGGAAGTAGAGTGACCAGGATGAAGTTGGGAATGGCTCAGGCACAAGTCATCTTCGTATCGTGTCTGGCATGTGGGTGTTCTGTAAATGTATATTGATGGGAATGGAAGGAACAGAGCCACTCAGCTGAGCGTGGCTGCCTtggagggatggggtgggggaaaCGTTGTGAGGATATGAGTGCTGCATGAAGAGTTCTCCTCGATGACTTCTGACTCTAACCCGGGGAGACATGCCCGTGCGCACCCATCCACGTGCACAGCTCCTGGTACCATCCCCAGCTGTTTCAAGGctgtcttcttcttcctctctccccactcagTGGCAAGCTCAGGAGGTGGTGGCCCAGGCCCAGCTGCGTGGCCACCGGTCCATGAACCCATGTCCCTTGTGTGATGAGCCCACGGGgaccctcttcctcttcttcattgcCATCCCTGGGCAAGTCTCAGAGCAACACCAGCTGCAGACCAGGGCCAATGTCACGCGGCTGTGCCAAGTCACCAGCACTGACCATGGGAGGACCTGGAGCTCCCCCAGAGACCTCACTGACGCGGCCATCGGCCCAGCCTACCAAGAGTGGGCCACCTTTGCAGTGGGCCCGGGACACTGTTTGCAGCTGCGCGACAGGGCCCGGAGCCTGGTGGTGCCCGCCTATGCCTATCGGAACCTTGACTCCATCCAAAGGCCAAGcccctctgccttctgcttcCTCAGCCGTGACCATGGACACACATGGCAGCGAGGGCACTTTGTGGCCCAGGACACCCTGGAGTGCCAGGTGGCCGAAGTTGGGGCTGGGGAGCAGAGGATAGTGACCCTCAGTGCGAGAAGCCACCTCCGAGCCAGGGTCCAGGCCCAGAGCACCAATGATGGGCTTGATTTCCAGGAGTCTCAGCTGGTGAAGAAGCTGGTGGAGCCGCCCCAGGGCTGCCAGGGGAGCATCATCAGCTTCCCCAGTCCCCGCTCAGGGCCTGGCTCCCCAGCCCAGTGGCTGCTCTACACTCACCCCACACACTCCTGGCAGAGGACCAACCTGGGCGCCTACCTCAACCCTCGGCCTCCAGCCCCCGAGGCCTGGTCAGAGCCGGTACTGCTGGCCAAGGGCAGCTGTGCCTACTCAGACCTCCAGAGCATGGGCACTGGCCCCGACGGGTCCCCCTTGTTTGGGTGTCTGTACGAAGCCAATGATTACAAGGAGATCGTCTTTCTCATGTTCACCCTGAAGCAAGCCTTCCCAACTGAGTACCTGCCGCAGTGAGCCTGCCGTGCCCACCCCAAGGGCCTCCCTTTCCCTCACACCTGCCTCGGAGGCTCTGTGGCTGCCTCTCCTTCCTGTGGCCCCTGGACGTGGGGGCCACTCTTGGCTCCCTTCGCTGGCGGTGTTTGGAGGGGTCCGCCTGTTGCTCCTTTGCTTCTGCATGGTTCCAGTCTTCCCAAAAGGTTCTATTTTCAGCCCAGAAACCAAAAGTGCCTGAGTTCCTGTTGCCCATCCAGAGGGAAGGCGTGGAGGGCCCTGCAGGTCAACTGTCACCCTGCCTGCCCATTCCCCTACCCCAGCTTTGTGTCAATCTTGACAGATTTCCTAGTTCAACCCCTTCCTTCTCAGGAACCACTCATCGTGTTCTTGGGGAAGAGCTGAGACCATGATGTAAATTAGCAGAGAtacatgtgtgttcatgtgtgtctgtgtgtgcaagtATGTTCGTGCAtgtccatgtgtgtctgtgtgcatgtgtgttcgtGCATgaccatgtgtgtctgtgtgtgcatgtgtttgggCGTGTTCATGTGTGTCcatgtttgcatgtgtgtttgtgtgtgaccatgtgtatctgtgtgtgcatgtgtttgggtATGTtcctgtatgtctgtgtgtgcatgtgtgtctgtgcatgtctgtgtgtgcatgtgtttttgtgcatgtgtgtttgtgtgtccatGCGTACCTGTACAtttgtgtgtgttcgtgtgtccgtgtgtgtttgtgtgtccatGTGCGTTCATACTTttcatgtttgtgtgtgtctctgtgcatgtgtgtgtgcatgtgttcatgtgtgtctgtgcatgtctctatgcatgtgttcatgtgtgcccGTGCATGtctgtgcgtgcatgtgtgctcgtgcatgtgtgtttgtcCATGTGTACCCGTACattcatgtgtgtctgtgtgtctgcatacatgttctgtgcatgtgtgttcatgtgtgtgtgtttgtatgtgtgtccTTGCCAATGCTTCGGGCAGACAACATAGGAATAGCTTTGCTGGGAGTCAGGCAGGGTCTAGGAGAATTAAGCTAGCTTAAGTCATTGTATTTGTGTTTTAGGAGTGCTGGAACAAATTACCCCTAATCTttgtggcttaaagcaacagaaatgtattctctcgtAGTtctttctggaggccagaagcctgAAATCAACATGTCTGAAAGGGTCTGCCCTCTGAAGACCCCGGTGGGGCccacctcttccagcttctgccgGCTCCCGGTGTGCTTGCTggtccttggcttgtggctgcttCACTCCAATCCCTGCCTCGATCGTCTCCTCCTCCTGTGGCTTCTCTTCTATGTTTACAAGAAGAACACTTGTCACCGACTGGACTTAGGGCCCACTCACGTAATTCaggatgatcttttttttttttttgaggtagagtctgttgcccaggctggagtagtgtcactatttcagctcactgcaacctctgcctgccaggctcaagtgattctcctgccttagcctccaagtagctgggattacaggcacgcaccacgcccagctaatttttgtatttttagtggagacagcatttcaccatgttggtcaggctggtctcaaactcctgacctcaggtgatccgcctgcctcagcctcccaaagttctaggattacaggcattagccactgtgcctggcctttttaaatttttattttcttaaaaactgggttctgctctgttgcctaggctggaatgcagtggtacaatcacagctcactgaagcctctacctACTGGGCTCACAcaatctcacctcagcctccctagtagctgggactacaggcacacaccactatgcctcgctaatttaaaaaaaagcaaaacaaaaaaactaggcagggcatggtggctcacatctataatcccagcactttgggaggccaaggccagcagatcttgaggtcagtttgagtccagcctggctaacatagtgaaaccctgtctctactaaaaataaaaaaattagctaggtgtggtggtgggctcctgtaatcccagctacttgggaggctgaggcaagagaattggttgaacctgaggtggaggttgcagtgagctgagatctcaccattttactccaccctgggtgacagtgtgagactcggtttcaaaaaagaagaagaaaagaaaaagctgttgagatgtggtctcactgtgctgcccaggctagcctcaaactcccgagctcaagtgatccttctccctcagcctcccaaagtgctggaattacaggcatgtgccatcatgcccagctgaaacagaatttttaaataaagcttttatttcagaataattttagattcacaGAGAAGTCGCAAAGATAGTACAGAACGTTCCTGTATGCCCCACACCCAGCTTCCCCTGATATTGACATCTTACATAACTGTGGTACATTTGTGAAAACGGAGAGATTAACACGGGTACATGGTTATTTACCAAACTCTAGACTTGATTCAGATTTCACCGGTTTTTCCACTCgtgtcctttttttccccctgttctAGGATCCAATCCAGGATACATTTAGTAAAACAGAATTTTTACTGTAATAAATTTGTATCCttagagacacacacatacacagattgATGCCTAGTTCCAGAAGTGCCTCCCTTCCCGGGACCTTCCCCTAAAAACCACTTCTAGACAAATAAACAAGCAGCCACAGAGAATGTGTGCTTCGGGCCCAGACTGCTGATGTGCAAATGACAGAAGGAGTTCAgcctctggagcccaggaaggtGGCCTTCAAAGCGGTTACACCAAGCTCCACGTCTAGGCTGTGGTGCCTTGTCGGGGTTACCTTGGCCGGCTTTGAGCCCAACGCCATTGCCTGGGACATCTGGGGGTTGGGGTgtaggggtgggtgggtgtgtgtgtacacacgtgCATGGACACTGGATGTCCATCATCCTGTCCAACTTTGAGGCTGGTGGACCAGCCCTGTTCGATATTCTACCTGGCAACCCCACAACTGGGGCACAGACACAGCAGGGATCAGTGGGGCCTGGGCCTCATCAACACACTCCCCTCAACACAGACGAGGAAGTGGGGAGCCCGCATGGCCCTGGTCCTTGTAGATATCTGAGGGTTAGGGACAGGGCTGCTACTGTCcacctcacctctgagcagctacctccctgcagcctcccccATTAGACTCCATCTTTAATCTCATCTTCTGTGGTCCTGTGGCCTTCCTGGCCAGGTGGGTCACAGGTGCCTCTCCAGGTTTGTTTTGTGGCCTGGCTGGGAGAGTGGGAGGGACCTGGACTTCTAGTGCCTGGGAGAACAGCCCCAGGAAGCCACTGGGGAAGGGATtctgaggctggggagggggcgTGGCAGTGGCATACATGTCACTGGGGAAGGGAGCCAATGCCCTGACAGGGCCTGTGTGGCTGACTGAATAACGGCCCCTGGGCCCACAAAGATATCTACATCCTAATGCCTGGAAACTCGGAATGTGACTTGATATAgcaaaaggaactttgcagatgtgattcaCTTACTCTTGTGATGgcgagattattctggattattcGGGTGGGACATAAATGTAATCAAAGGGTCTTTAcaagaaggaagcagagagagatTTGATACAGAAAAAGAAGGCCTTGTGACCCCTGGGGAGATCCTGGGCTGCGGTCTTTACAATGGAGGGAGGGGTTGCCAGCCAGGGAATCAGCTCTAGagccagggaaggcaaggaagtTTCCCTGAGTAGCAGAAATGCAGCCCTGCAGACACGTTGACTTTAGCCAGTGAAACAGACTTAGGATTTCTGCCCTTTAGGATTGTAGAGAGCAAATGTGTGTGGTTTTAGGTCACCACGTTTGTGGCCATTTATTATAGCAGCAGCAGAAAATGAACACAGCCTGGCTATTCTTGCTGTGCTTGCATACACACCTGAGAAGCAGGTGCTGAGGAGGTGAGTGAAGAAGggagtatgtcttttttttttttttaatttgactggCATTctgcgctgttgcccaggctggagtgcaatggtgtgatcttggctcactgcaacctccgcctcccaggttcaagtgattctcctgcctcagcctcccgtgtagctgggattacaggagcctgccaccacacctggctaattttttttgtactttgagtagagacaggatttcaccatgttggccagcctggtctcaaactcctaacctcaaatgatctgcgtgcctcggcctcccaaagtgctgggatgataagggtgagccaccgtgcctggcaggagTGCTTCTGAGGTCAGCTCTGGGCCTGCCAATGCGTCCCAGGATTCCTGAGGGACTTAGTGGCCCAAAGTACCACAGATCTTTCTGGATGGACTAGgggaaaaacataaagaaaaaagaagatgaaaaagaggTCACATTTGCATTCCCCCTTTAAGTCCTCTCTTTGGTCGATCCCAACATCTGGTGGCTCAAGGAAAATGACAGAGGAGCATTGGTATCTGTAAGCCGGGCTACCCCTCCTGTCACAGCCTTTCCTGAGATTGCAAAACCCTCCATCCCACCCAGGAATGAGAGGATTACATCTTCAATGTCTGAGAGGATTGCATCTCTCCAAATCCCCAGGGGATCCTGGGGATCCTCTAGAGAGGATGGAAAGACAGTGTTACCATGACGAACTTCCAGTCCCTCCAGCTGCCCCACAGGGACAGCTGTGGCCATTTCCCAAGAATTACTATCTGTGGACAGGAGGGCAAACACCTAGGCCCTTCATGTTCTACTGAACACAAGGCTGAGCTCCCCGATGTCTTAAGAATCCTCAGTGCCATCTGGGTCCTTCCATTCACGGTCAATTAGTGGCCAGCCTTCCAATAACGGGCCCTGCAGAAGCCCCGGTGGAGTGCTGCCTGCACTCTGTGGACGTCTCTAGAGTCTCAGAGTCCCCAGTCGGGGTAGGCTTCCTGAGGACCAGGGATATCCGCAAAGATTGGGAGCCAGATACTCGCTATCCAGACACCAGAGGTCAGAGCATTATCAGTGCTGAGGAACTGAGCTCTTGTCATCATTAGGGACCCCCAGGACAAGCGTCATCATTTCCACCACGTCTCCAttcatttcctctttctgttGGTTCCAGGCACCTGATGGCTCATGGGAAATGACTGTGAGGTGCTGGGAGTGAGTGACTGGCTGTGTCCTTGCCTGTTGCCACCCCCATTGCTGAGACTTTGCAAAATGAATCCCCTGAGGACCTGGTGTACTGACCGGTGTCAGCAACATAGCCAAGGCCACCTTTTCTGTATCATTCACTAGGAGCACCAGGAGTTCAGTTTGCCCTCCCAGGACAGGAAATTCCCCGCTGTACATTACGTACAGACTGAGCATCAGCCACGGGCAGGATGTCATTCTGGGAGCTGGGGCTCAATAGTGACAGGACAGAGCCACTGTCCTCAAGAAATTCACGTTATGGGATCAGGTGAACAATAAACAGCTAAGCAGGAAATGCAGCGTCTGTACCGAGTAGCGAGAAAGAGGACGTCCAGGGAGCGACGTGCTCCGGAGTGAGTGGGTGGCTGTGCCGGTGCTCGAGAGCAGCCTCCCCAGAGATGGCATTTAGCAGAGGCATCGACAAAGAGAGACATCACAGCATGATTGCTCCTCTCAAGGAGCCATAGACAGGGACACCGGGACCTGACCAGGTCCAGCCAGCAGGCCAACCCAGGGGCTTCCGCCTCCTTCTCTGCATGGGTGTTGATCTTGGAGCCCGCATCATGGGTTTCTGCCTGCAACTTCTGGGAAGttgtgagaaatgcaaattctttttttgtttaattttttttttatatagacatggttttgctgtgttgcccaggctagccttgaacacctggctcaagcaattctcccaccccagcctcccaagtagttgggaaaaTAGGCTCATGCTATTGTGCCTgtcaaaaaatgcaaattcttgaaCCCTGTCAAATTCCACAGACCTGCTGACTCTGAAACTCTGAGGCTGGaggcccagcaatctgtttttgtttttatttttttaaagttggggtttcaccatattggtcaggctggtcttgaactcctgacctcaggtgatccgcccacctcagcctcccagagtgctgggattacaggtgtgagccacggcacctggcacCAGCAATCTGTTTCAACAAGCCCTgagatgattctgatgcatgcaaATG from Callithrix jacchus isolate 240 chromosome 6, calJac240_pri, whole genome shotgun sequence encodes:
- the NEU2 gene encoding sialidase-2, with the protein product MASVPVLQKESVFQLGAHAYRIPALLYLPGQQTLLAFAEQRASKKDEDAEVIVLRRGGYDTSTQQVQWQAQEVVAQAQLRGHRSMNPCPLCDEPTGTLFLFFIAIPGQVSEQHQLQTRANVTRLCQVTSTDHGRTWSSPRDLTDAAIGPAYQEWATFAVGPGHCLQLRDRARSLVVPAYAYRNLDSIQRPSPSAFCFLSRDHGHTWQRGHFVAQDTLECQVAEVGAGEQRIVTLSARSHLRARVQAQSTNDGLDFQESQLVKKLVEPPQGCQGSIISFPSPRSGPGSPAQWLLYTHPTHSWQRTNLGAYLNPRPPAPEAWSEPVLLAKGSCAYSDLQSMGTGPDGSPLFGCLYEANDYKEIVFLMFTLKQAFPTEYLPQ